AGCGTATACGGTTTTTCcaaataaatgtgtaatgtGATAATGTACGAATACATAACGTATATATGGATAAATAGATCTATGTAGATATCCGCGCGCCAAATAATCATCATAATGATGAAAATCTTTCCGTGCATTGGCCCCAGGCACACTATCAGAATGTTATTAAACTTGAAATTATTTCCAATAATAATGGTCACTATAATAGCAATCGAAAGGACTGTAAAAGTGTTATAAACAAAAGTTCGTTTAAGCAAACCCAACGGTTCAAATGAATGAGTATTGTAGTGAACTAGAAAGCGATATATTTTggataataaattgttcgaatttaaaatttcacaatCAAAAGTATTAATCTTGTAATTCTTAGCCATATGATACGATATTTGGTAGAACACGTAAATTAAGCGATCGATCGTGCTGGTGGACAGGTTATTATTACCGCCAAATATTTGGTCTTTAGTAGTCAACATTTGGGCATTAGTTAAAGATTCATTATCACTGGGCGGTAATATTGTctcattattatcatttttagaaTAGGTGAGATTTATTGCGTGTAGAAACTTATCGGAAATGGAAGAGTCTATTGTTTCCTGTGCACAGTTGTATATGATAGCCAATTTGTACGCGTCTAAAGTGGACCAGAGAAAAAACAGggtaataaaaattgcataattgTGCAATTCCCCTCTCTTATTGTTGTTATTAGTATGGCGTACTTCGTAATTACTTAAAATGTGACGGATTACtgattttttcaataacACAATACTGATAAACATCAACACATAATCCCACTTCTGATACTTATCTGCAATACAACCACAGTTACTGCATTTCCTGATCTGTATCGTACTGtggttaaatatattgtacagAGAGTCCATCTTGGCGCCACATTCTACACAAACAACCATTACTGGCACCACCGTATTGATTATGTATGATCCCTACATCTTATCATGGATcctatatttaaatattcattctAAATATTAACTGCGCATACAGTTGTTATCTATAATAACCTAAAATGTAGTCATTATGGTACCACAAATGAATATGGTTAGACGATGGAATCACACACTCACGACATCCCTCTTCACAATTGTCAAAGATAATCTACCAAAATTaccaaaaaaattatacaaattggaAGATTTGTTAGGCGAATTTCATAAAATACACTCAGACCAGTTGGTACTATGTGATCTATACAAAAATTCTCAGACTCAACTATCACTAGACCCAGATTACATCAAACTAACCAATCGACAATCTCAATTACACAAAGATTTACAATCACTACTAATCGATGCATACAAATCATCCGATTTGTATGCCGATCACGACGTAACTTTGCATTCAAACATGCTATACTTCGAGGAACCGGATACACCAGTAACCTTGCaggtaataattaataattgcataTAGATAATTCCAGGTTCTGGCGGACAGGAGgctaaaatatttagcgATCAGCTGTTTCAAATGTATTGCAACATATCGAAAATGAAGGGATGGCAATTATGCACCACTGGAAACAACTGTGCTACAATTTGTGGAAAGGACGtactaaaaatattatccTACGAAACAGGGATTCATCGTATACAACGCATCCCTGAAACTGAAAAAAGAGGCAGGATGCAGACCTCTTCTGCAGCAGTTACTATATTACCCAAAGAATCAATAACTCCAGGTACGcataatttaaattagttaCATTAAAAGAATCTGAGCTATTGATTGAAACTATGAGGTCGAGTGGACACGGAGGGCAGAGTGTCAACAAATCAGAGACTGCTGTTAgaattacacatttaccAACTGGCATTTCGGTAATCATGAAAGAAGCAAGTGGACAAATTGAGAATAAGGCCTTGGCTTTGAAGGCACTAGCTGATAAGCTGGAAGAAAGGGAAAGAAATTCTATTACTATGGTAAGATTATATATGTCCACTTAGAAGGCTATTAAGTTGAAGTGTAAACAAACAGGTAATCTGGATCGTAGCGAAAAGATCAGAACCCTCAATTTCGAACATGATCGTGTAACGGATCATAGGTAATCACAAAGTTACATAGATGCAATTTGAGTG
The DNA window shown above is from Babesia microti strain RI chromosome III, complete genome and carries:
- a CDS encoding Protein arv1 (overlaps_old_locusTagID:BBM_III02800) → MVVCVECGAKMDSLYNIFNHSTIQIRKCSNCGCIADKYQKWDYVLMFISIVLLKKSVIRHILSNYEVRHTNNNNKRGELHNYAIFITLFFLWSTLDAYKLAIIYNCAQETIDSSISDKFLHAINLTYSKNDNNETILPPSDNESLTNAQMLTTKDQIFGGNNNLSTSTIDRLIYVFYQISYHMAKNYKINTFDCEILNSNNLLSKIYRFLVHYNTHSFEPLGLLKRTFVYNTFTVLSIAIIVTIIIGNNFKFNNILIVCLGPMHGKIFIIMMIIWRADIYIDLFIHIYVMYSYIITLHIYLEKPYTLCFAIVALPQLALSISASYQ
- a CDS encoding peptide chain release factor RF-1 (overlaps_old_locusTagID:BBM_III02800;~overlaps_old_locusTagID:BBM_III02805), translating into MVPQMNMVRRWNHTLTTSLFTIVKDNLPKLPKKLYKLEDLLGEFHKIHSDQLVLCDLYKNSQTQLSLDPDYIKLTNRQSQLHKDLQSLLIDAYKSSDLYADHDVTLHSNMLYFEEPDTPVTLQIIPGSGGQEAKIFSDQLFQMYCNISKMKGWQLCTTGNNCATICGKDVLKILSYETGIHRIQRIPETEKRGRMQTSSAAVTILPKESITPVTLKESELLIETMRSSGHGGQSVNKSETAVRITHLPTGISVIMKEASGQIENKALALKALADKLEERERNSITMKAIKLKCKQTGNLDRSEKIRTLNFEHDRVTDHRCNLSVNDVKDFLRGNEDFDLFHEALSQTDDERVSNYVATNLELFYDMIK